One Sphingomicrobium sp. XHP0239 DNA segment encodes these proteins:
- a CDS encoding DUF1203 domain-containing protein: protein MTYRICGLEPSLIDRFRDLDDEALDQVGARRVIADADRGFPCRASLRDADRGEALILFHHVSHDVATPYRSAYAIYIREAADRMACGEGEIPPVFEGRPLALRQFSANGMLRAASLAEPGEADEKLREAFADPSIEYVDVHNAAHGCFAARAERA, encoded by the coding sequence ATGACCTATCGCATCTGTGGCCTCGAGCCGTCCCTTATCGACCGATTTCGCGATCTCGACGATGAAGCGCTTGATCAGGTCGGCGCACGGCGTGTGATTGCCGATGCCGATCGCGGCTTTCCTTGCCGTGCCAGCCTTCGCGACGCTGACAGGGGAGAGGCGCTCATCCTTTTTCACCACGTCAGCCACGACGTCGCGACTCCCTATCGCTCGGCCTATGCGATTTACATTCGCGAGGCCGCCGATCGGATGGCTTGTGGCGAAGGCGAGATACCACCAGTGTTCGAGGGCCGCCCACTGGCCCTGCGTCAGTTTTCGGCCAATGGCATGCTTCGGGCCGCGTCACTTGCAGAGCCGGGTGAGGCGGATGAAAAGCTGCGCGAGGCGTTCGCCGATCCGTCAATCGAGTATGTCGACGTCCACAATGCGGCGCATGGCTGTTTCGCGGCGCGCGCGGAGCGGGCATGA
- a CDS encoding cryptochrome/photolyase family protein, whose translation MAKILVPILGDQLSHSLASLPDEDPSDVVVLMMEVHNEATYVRHHVQKIALLFSAMRHFAAELEERGFEVDYVKLDDDGNSGSFTGEVERALARHDVASIRIVEAGERRVADAIAGWEKKFDLPVTILPDTRFLCTIEEFCGWAEGQNSLRMETFYRIMRKKHDLLMDGGEPVGKRWNYDKENRDSASPDTDFPDRPIFEPDDITQEVFDLVRSRFDNHFGTLDAFAWPVTAAEAEEALDDFIQNRLPCFGATQDAMLAGEDFMNHALLSTSINCGLLDPLDVCRRAEKAYSDGRAPIEAVEGFIRQILGWREYIRGIYWYEGVGYRDENFFGNRRHLPDFYWTGDTEMRCLSEAVRTTRDHAYAHHIQRLMVLGNFALIAGIKPEQVQDWFLVVYADAYEWVEQPNVVGMALYADGGDMASKPYAASGNYINKMSDYCKKCRYSVSKKTGEDACPFNPLYWDFLDRNRDKLESNHRIGRIYSTWDRMSEEKRQEYRDSAAKFLRSLQPQTEDYAH comes from the coding sequence ATGGCCAAGATCCTCGTCCCCATTCTCGGCGATCAACTGTCGCATTCTCTCGCCAGCCTTCCGGACGAGGACCCCTCCGACGTCGTCGTGCTGATGATGGAGGTGCACAACGAGGCGACCTACGTCCGCCATCACGTCCAGAAGATCGCGCTGCTCTTTTCGGCGATGCGCCACTTTGCCGCAGAGCTGGAGGAGCGCGGGTTCGAAGTCGACTACGTCAAGCTCGACGACGACGGTAACAGCGGCAGTTTTACGGGAGAGGTCGAACGCGCGCTCGCCCGACACGATGTGGCCTCGATCCGGATCGTCGAGGCGGGCGAGCGGCGGGTTGCCGATGCGATCGCCGGCTGGGAGAAGAAGTTCGACCTTCCCGTCACCATTCTTCCCGACACGCGCTTCCTGTGCACGATCGAGGAATTCTGCGGCTGGGCGGAGGGACAGAACAGTCTGCGCATGGAAACTTTCTATCGGATCATGCGCAAGAAACACGATTTGCTGATGGACGGCGGCGAGCCGGTGGGGAAACGCTGGAATTACGACAAGGAAAACCGCGACAGCGCGTCGCCCGACACCGATTTCCCCGACCGTCCGATCTTCGAACCCGATGACATCACGCAAGAGGTATTCGACCTCGTCCGATCCCGTTTCGACAATCATTTCGGAACGCTCGATGCCTTCGCCTGGCCCGTCACCGCCGCCGAAGCCGAAGAGGCGCTCGACGACTTCATCCAGAACCGCCTGCCCTGCTTCGGCGCGACGCAGGACGCGATGCTGGCGGGCGAGGATTTCATGAACCACGCGCTGTTGTCGACCAGCATCAACTGCGGCCTGCTCGATCCGCTCGACGTCTGCCGCCGCGCGGAAAAGGCCTATTCGGACGGTCGTGCGCCGATCGAGGCGGTCGAGGGGTTCATCCGCCAGATCCTCGGCTGGCGCGAATATATCCGCGGCATCTACTGGTATGAGGGGGTGGGCTACCGGGACGAGAACTTCTTCGGCAATCGCCGCCACCTGCCCGATTTCTACTGGACGGGGGACACCGAGATGCGCTGCCTGTCCGAAGCCGTGCGCACCACCCGCGATCATGCCTACGCCCATCATATCCAGCGACTGATGGTGCTCGGCAACTTCGCGCTCATCGCGGGGATCAAGCCCGAACAGGTCCAGGATTGGTTTCTGGTCGTCTACGCCGATGCCTACGAATGGGTCGAACAGCCCAACGTGGTGGGCATGGCGCTCTACGCCGATGGGGGCGACATGGCGTCGAAGCCCTATGCTGCGAGCGGCAATTACATCAACAAGATGTCCGATTACTGCAAGAAGTGCCGATACTCGGTGAGCAAAAAGACGGGCGAGGATGCCTGCCCGTTCAATCCGCTCTACTGGGACTTTCTCGACCGCAATCGCGACAAACTGGAGAGCAATCACCGGATCGGGCGGATCTATTCCACCTGGGACCGGATGAGCGAGGAGAAGCGACAGGAATATCGCGACAGCGCGGCGAAGTTTCTCAGATCGCTACAGCCGCAGACCGAGGACTACGCGCATTAG
- a CDS encoding F0F1 ATP synthase subunit delta, producing MDISGGMKASLAGRYASALFDLAREKSAIDTVKGSLDKVSDALKQSPELGALLTSPAISRDDSLRVMRALSVEMKLDKMTANFLGVMAEKGRLAALPDAIRVFDALVAAHRGEARATVTSARPLTDAQLKTLSEKLTQRAGRTVHIDTNIDPDLLGGVRIQMGSQLIDASVQTKLNQLANRMAGGTAL from the coding sequence GTGGATATCAGCGGCGGGATGAAGGCCAGCTTGGCGGGACGTTATGCAAGCGCCCTGTTCGACCTTGCGCGCGAGAAAAGCGCGATCGACACGGTCAAGGGGAGCCTCGACAAGGTGAGCGATGCGTTGAAGCAGTCGCCCGAACTCGGTGCCCTTCTCACCTCCCCGGCAATCTCGCGCGATGACTCGCTACGAGTGATGCGCGCGCTGTCGGTGGAGATGAAGCTCGACAAGATGACGGCGAACTTCCTCGGCGTCATGGCCGAGAAAGGCCGCCTCGCAGCGCTTCCCGACGCGATCCGCGTGTTCGACGCCCTTGTCGCGGCGCACCGCGGCGAAGCCCGCGCCACCGTCACCAGCGCGCGTCCGCTGACCGACGCGCAGCTGAAGACCCTGTCGGAGAAGCTCACGCAACGTGCGGGCCGCACCGTCCACATCGACACCAACATCGACCCCGATCTTCTGGGCGGGGTGCGCATCCAGATGGGCTCGCAGCTCATCGATGCCAGCGTCCAGACCAAACTCAACCAGCTCGCCAACCGGATGGCGGGCGGAACGGCGCTCTAG
- the purC gene encoding phosphoribosylaminoimidazolesuccinocarboxamide synthase has translation MARRRQIYEGKAKILYEGPEPGTIIQYFKDDATAFNAQKKGQIAGKGVLNNRISEYIFTSLGAIGVPTHFIRRLNMREQLVRQVDIVPIEVVVRNVAAGTLTKRLGIEEGTQLPRTIIEYYYKDDALGDPLIADEHIACFGWASQEEMNDMADMAIRVNDFMSGLFAGIGIKLVDFKLEFGRLYENDYARIILADEISPDSCRLWDMKSNKKLDKDRFRQDLGEEAEAYQEVARRLGLLKREEGEEDGAVLDFDEAKKKRDGQ, from the coding sequence ATGGCACGACGGCGGCAGATCTACGAAGGCAAGGCGAAGATTCTCTACGAGGGTCCCGAGCCCGGCACGATCATCCAGTATTTCAAGGACGATGCGACTGCCTTCAACGCCCAGAAAAAGGGCCAGATTGCGGGCAAGGGTGTCCTCAACAACCGCATCAGCGAATATATCTTCACGTCGCTGGGGGCGATTGGCGTACCGACCCATTTCATCCGCCGACTGAACATGCGCGAGCAGCTGGTTCGGCAGGTCGACATCGTGCCGATCGAGGTCGTCGTGCGCAACGTCGCGGCGGGCACGCTGACCAAGCGTCTCGGGATCGAGGAAGGTACGCAGCTGCCGCGCACGATCATCGAATATTACTACAAGGACGACGCGCTGGGTGATCCGCTGATCGCGGACGAGCACATCGCCTGTTTCGGATGGGCCAGCCAGGAAGAGATGAACGACATGGCCGACATGGCCATCCGCGTGAACGACTTCATGAGCGGCCTGTTCGCGGGGATCGGAATCAAGCTCGTCGACTTCAAGCTGGAGTTCGGTCGGCTCTACGAAAACGACTATGCGCGCATCATCCTGGCCGACGAAATCAGCCCCGACAGCTGCCGCCTGTGGGACATGAAGTCGAACAAGAAACTCGACAAGGACCGCTTCCGGCAGGATCTCGGCGAGGAAGCCGAAGCCTATCAGGAAGTGGCCCGCCGCCTCGGTCTCCTGAAGCGCGAGGAAGGCGAGGAAGACGGCGCCGTGCTCGATTTCGATGAAGCCAAGAAGAAGCGCGACGGGCAGTAA
- the atpA gene encoding F0F1 ATP synthase subunit alpha, which translates to MDIRAAEISRVIRDEIENFDAEAQVTETGSVLSVGDGIARVHGLDKVQAGEMVEFASGVKGMALNLEADNVGVVIFGSDREVAEGSQVKRTGDIVDVPIGKGLLGRVVDALGNPIDGKGPIEFTERSRVEVKAPGIIPRKSVHEPVQTGLKALDALVPVGRGQRELIIGDRQTGKSAVALDTFINQKNVNQGDDESEKLYCIYVAVGQKRSTVAQIVRALEENGAMEYSIVVAATASEPAPLQFLAPYTGCAMGEYFRDNGMHAVIVYDDLSKQAVAYRQMSLLLRRPPGREAYPGDVFYLHSRLLERAAKMNEDNGSGSLTALPIIETQAGDVSAYIPTNVISITDGQIFLETDLFYQGIRPAISVGLSVSRVGSAAQTKAMKKVSGSIKLELAQYREMAAFAQFGSDLDASTQKLLARGARLTELLKQPQYQPMPMEEQVVSIYAGTNGFIDDVNVDDVTRYEAAMLSYMRSDHADVLTTIRETKKLEDDTADKLKSALTEFGKQFA; encoded by the coding sequence ATGGATATCCGTGCCGCTGAAATCTCCCGCGTGATTCGCGACGAGATCGAGAATTTCGACGCCGAGGCGCAGGTCACCGAAACGGGCAGCGTGCTGTCGGTCGGCGACGGCATCGCCCGCGTCCACGGCCTCGACAAGGTCCAGGCCGGCGAGATGGTCGAATTCGCCAGCGGCGTGAAGGGAATGGCCCTGAACCTCGAAGCCGACAATGTCGGCGTCGTCATCTTCGGGTCGGACCGCGAAGTGGCCGAAGGCAGCCAGGTCAAGCGCACCGGCGACATCGTCGACGTGCCGATCGGCAAGGGTCTTCTCGGCCGCGTCGTCGACGCGCTCGGTAATCCGATCGACGGCAAGGGCCCGATCGAGTTCACCGAACGTAGCCGCGTCGAAGTGAAGGCCCCTGGCATCATCCCGAGGAAGTCGGTTCACGAGCCCGTGCAGACGGGTCTCAAGGCTCTCGACGCGCTCGTTCCCGTCGGCCGCGGCCAGCGCGAGCTGATCATCGGCGACCGTCAGACCGGCAAGTCCGCTGTGGCGCTAGACACCTTCATCAACCAGAAGAACGTCAACCAGGGCGACGACGAGAGCGAGAAGCTCTATTGCATCTACGTCGCCGTCGGCCAGAAGCGTTCGACCGTCGCGCAGATCGTCCGCGCGCTGGAAGAAAACGGCGCGATGGAATATTCGATCGTCGTCGCCGCGACCGCTTCGGAGCCTGCGCCGCTGCAGTTCCTCGCGCCCTACACCGGCTGCGCGATGGGCGAATATTTCCGCGACAATGGCATGCACGCCGTTATCGTCTACGACGATCTGTCGAAGCAGGCCGTCGCCTACCGCCAGATGTCGCTGCTGCTGCGCCGCCCGCCGGGCCGCGAAGCCTATCCGGGCGACGTCTTCTATCTCCATTCTCGCCTGCTCGAACGCGCCGCGAAGATGAACGAGGATAATGGCTCTGGCTCGCTGACCGCACTGCCGATCATCGAAACGCAGGCCGGCGACGTGTCAGCCTACATCCCGACCAACGTGATCTCGATCACCGACGGCCAAATCTTCCTCGAGACCGACCTGTTCTACCAAGGCATCCGCCCGGCGATTTCGGTCGGTCTCTCGGTCAGCCGCGTCGGCTCGGCCGCGCAGACGAAGGCGATGAAGAAGGTCTCTGGCTCGATCAAGCTGGAGCTCGCGCAGTATCGCGAAATGGCCGCCTTCGCCCAGTTCGGCTCGGACCTCGATGCGTCGACCCAGAAGCTGCTCGCTCGCGGTGCACGCCTGACCGAATTGCTGAAGCAGCCGCAGTATCAGCCGATGCCCATGGAAGAGCAGGTCGTTTCGATCTACGCCGGCACCAACGGCTTCATCGACGATGTGAACGTCGATGACGTGACGCGCTACGAGGCCGCGATGCTGAGCTACATGCGCAGCGATCATGCTGACGTGCTGACCACGATCCGCGAGACCAAGAAGCTCGAGGACGACACCGCCGACAAGCTCAAATCCGCGCTCACCGAGTTCGGCAAGCAGTTCGCCTAA
- a CDS encoding tetratricopeptide repeat protein, protein MVRLKLWWALLLALTTVMASEARADDWYLVETDNFLLYSYDDEADTKAFARDLERLDQVMRILTGIGPAREPSPSYNKVTVFRFGEGKDIGRLAGSRWVGGFFIPRAGQPVAFVPKTATKVRGLGQKASGLELDPTGVLYHEYAHYFMYRHAPAAYPAWYSEGFAELFYTIDLGDDRFTIGEPPASRAYSLGTMRPETRKMFGSKEGDDVDRIESERVYGHGWLLSSHLLLDPRRSGQLSRYLTLLNQGRNSRSAAEEVFGDLDALDAELDAYRRSNARILHIPYYDTSEPRLSVRRLTDAETEVIRMVAQSNAGVTEKEARGQLSQARSAVEKYPESVPVLLAATEVEFDNDNFDEAERLANAALAIDSDSMGAALYRARVSLARGAKDAAHYDEARLRFAAANRIDNDDPRALNGYYLAHILDDREINDSVALALEAAHREATYDRSIRRTLAHLLMNEGRRDEAFVVMTPLMNDPHSKDGQEMMALFRSEKDEDRAKLMEMLAPRPHGWEPPEDE, encoded by the coding sequence ATGGTGCGACTGAAGTTGTGGTGGGCGCTGTTGCTTGCGCTGACGACGGTGATGGCGAGCGAGGCACGGGCGGACGATTGGTATCTCGTCGAGACCGACAATTTTCTTCTTTATTCCTACGACGACGAGGCAGACACGAAGGCGTTCGCCCGCGACCTTGAGCGGCTCGACCAGGTGATGCGGATCCTGACCGGGATCGGCCCCGCCCGCGAGCCCAGCCCTTCCTACAACAAGGTGACCGTCTTCCGGTTCGGAGAAGGCAAGGACATCGGTCGTCTTGCCGGATCGCGGTGGGTCGGAGGGTTCTTCATTCCCCGCGCCGGCCAGCCCGTCGCCTTCGTACCCAAGACGGCGACCAAGGTTCGAGGCCTGGGCCAGAAGGCGTCGGGCCTCGAGCTCGATCCCACGGGCGTGCTGTATCACGAATATGCGCACTATTTCATGTACCGCCATGCGCCCGCGGCCTATCCGGCCTGGTACAGCGAAGGCTTTGCCGAACTCTTCTATACGATCGACCTCGGCGATGATCGCTTCACGATCGGTGAGCCGCCCGCGAGCCGCGCCTACTCGCTCGGCACGATGCGCCCCGAGACACGCAAGATGTTCGGGTCGAAGGAGGGAGACGACGTCGACCGGATCGAATCGGAACGTGTCTATGGTCATGGGTGGTTGCTCTCGTCGCATCTGCTGCTCGACCCCCGCCGCTCGGGCCAGTTGAGCCGATACCTCACCCTGCTCAACCAAGGCCGAAATTCGCGCTCCGCTGCTGAAGAGGTCTTCGGCGATCTCGATGCGCTCGACGCAGAACTCGATGCCTATCGCCGATCCAATGCCCGGATCCTGCATATCCCCTACTACGACACGAGCGAACCGCGCTTGTCCGTCCGACGGCTGACCGACGCCGAAACAGAAGTGATCCGGATGGTCGCGCAGTCGAATGCCGGTGTGACCGAGAAGGAAGCCCGCGGCCAACTATCGCAGGCACGTTCCGCGGTGGAGAAATATCCGGAAAGCGTTCCCGTGCTTCTGGCGGCGACCGAGGTCGAGTTCGACAACGACAATTTCGACGAAGCCGAACGCCTCGCGAACGCCGCCCTTGCGATCGATTCCGACAGCATGGGCGCCGCGCTCTATCGTGCGCGCGTATCGCTGGCACGCGGTGCGAAGGATGCCGCCCATTACGACGAGGCGCGACTGCGCTTTGCCGCCGCGAACCGCATCGACAACGACGATCCGCGTGCCCTGAACGGCTATTATCTGGCGCACATCCTCGACGATCGTGAAATCAACGACAGTGTCGCGTTGGCGCTGGAGGCGGCGCATCGCGAGGCGACCTACGATCGCTCGATCCGTCGCACATTGGCGCACCTGCTGATGAACGAAGGGCGCCGCGACGAAGCCTTCGTGGTCATGACACCGCTGATGAACGATCCCCATTCCAAGGATGGCCAGGAAATGATGGCTCTCTTCCGCAGCGAAAAGGATGAAGATCGCGCCAAGCTGATGGAAATGCTCGCCCCGAGGCCGCACGGGTGGGAGCCGCCCGAAGACGAATGA
- the ada gene encoding bifunctional DNA-binding transcriptional regulator/O6-methylguanine-DNA methyltransferase Ada, protein MDSIRLTDDERWARVKARDRRADGQFVTGVLTTGIYCRPSCAARHPKRENVRFFADGAAARGVGLRACKRCSPDHIAPDEAAVAAAVARLDQGPATLEDLAALSGYSPTHFQRVFKRAMGVSPAQYARARRAERAGEALARSGKVVEAIYAAGYATSSRFYADADRLGMAPSAWKRGGKGVTIRYARVESALGPMLVAATDKGICRLSFDEDEAALRTRFPHAEIVLDGGTIAAWVEGAVRAVEAPLAMPDLPLDVVGTAFQEAVWQELQKIPPGETRSYAEVAAAVGKPGAVRAAGSANGANNVAVLIPCHRVVRSDGSLGGYAYGLERKRKLLEAEGAAPSLL, encoded by the coding sequence ATGGACTCGATCCGCCTTACCGATGACGAGCGATGGGCACGGGTGAAAGCACGCGACCGACGCGCCGACGGGCAGTTCGTGACCGGCGTGCTGACGACCGGCATCTACTGCCGCCCTTCGTGTGCCGCGCGCCATCCCAAGCGCGAGAACGTCCGCTTCTTCGCGGACGGCGCAGCGGCGCGCGGCGTGGGCCTGCGCGCGTGCAAGCGCTGCTCGCCCGATCATATCGCTCCCGACGAGGCAGCGGTCGCTGCTGCAGTCGCGCGGCTCGACCAAGGGCCCGCGACCCTCGAGGATCTCGCCGCGCTCAGCGGCTATTCGCCGACCCATTTTCAGCGTGTCTTCAAGCGCGCGATGGGCGTCTCTCCCGCGCAGTATGCGCGGGCCCGCCGCGCCGAGCGGGCCGGCGAGGCGCTAGCCCGAAGCGGCAAGGTCGTCGAGGCGATCTACGCGGCGGGATACGCAACCTCCAGCCGCTTTTACGCCGACGCCGACCGGCTGGGCATGGCACCTTCCGCGTGGAAGCGTGGAGGTAAGGGCGTGACGATCCGCTATGCCCGGGTCGAAAGCGCCTTGGGACCGATGCTGGTGGCGGCCACCGACAAGGGCATCTGCCGATTGAGCTTCGACGAAGACGAAGCTGCGCTAAGGACGCGCTTTCCCCATGCCGAGATCGTCCTCGACGGCGGCACTATAGCCGCATGGGTGGAGGGGGCCGTTCGGGCCGTCGAGGCGCCCTTGGCCATGCCCGACCTGCCGCTCGACGTCGTTGGCACGGCTTTTCAGGAAGCGGTTTGGCAGGAACTCCAAAAAATCCCGCCCGGCGAGACGCGAAGCTACGCCGAAGTCGCCGCGGCCGTCGGCAAACCCGGAGCGGTCCGTGCGGCGGGAAGCGCGAACGGCGCCAATAATGTCGCGGTTCTTATTCCCTGTCACCGCGTCGTACGGTCCGACGGCAGCCTCGGCGGCTATGCCTACGGTCTGGAGCGCAAGCGCAAGTTGCTTGAGGCGGAAGGCGCAGCGCCGAGCCTGCTCTAA
- a CDS encoding GNAT family N-acetyltransferase, whose product MGERSIHHGELQHDDVRELLAQHFTEMRAGSPPSACHVMTADALVRDDILFLSLRGDDGELLGVGALRTLDATLGEIKSMRVADGARGTGAGRAMLDAIVAEARTNGMTRLSLETGTGALFEPANRLYRAAGIERCGPFGGYRASDFTLFYTRAI is encoded by the coding sequence ATGGGCGAACGAAGCATCCATCACGGCGAACTGCAGCACGACGACGTGCGCGAACTGCTGGCACAGCACTTCACAGAAATGCGCGCCGGATCGCCGCCGAGCGCCTGCCACGTCATGACCGCCGACGCGCTGGTCCGAGACGACATCCTGTTTCTCAGCCTTCGCGGCGACGATGGCGAATTGCTCGGCGTCGGGGCGCTGCGGACGCTCGACGCGACGCTCGGCGAAATCAAGTCGATGCGGGTCGCGGACGGTGCACGGGGAACGGGCGCCGGACGTGCGATGCTGGACGCGATCGTTGCAGAAGCCCGCACGAACGGCATGACCCGACTGTCGCTCGAGACTGGGACGGGCGCTCTCTTCGAGCCTGCCAACCGCCTGTATCGCGCCGCCGGAATCGAGCGATGCGGCCCCTTCGGCGGCTATCGAGCGAGCGATTTCACCTTGTTCTACACGCGCGCAATCTGA
- a CDS encoding primosomal protein N' translates to MTVRRVRVVTLNAALGPLDYRLPDGLEAPPGTLVTVPLGPRQLVAVVWEADRLPTEEVGDNRLRYLIGAVDVPPLSEPLRRLAEWAATYYCSPLAAVLRMMLPSAAFANPRSLVEYRLTGATPERMTPTREKAIRALDDRQGSVRELASAADVSDGVIRGLVKAGALEPVEVDADAPFPKPDPDFAPVKLRPEQRSAAERLTAAIGGGFAPILLDGVTGSGKTEVYFEAVAEALRQDRQILVLLPEIALTEPFLARFEKRFGTAPVAWHSGQRSSQRRRAWRAIADGSAKVVVGARSSLFLPYANLGLIIIDEAHETSFKQEDGVQYHARDVAVMRGNFEGLPVVMASATPAIETRHMVEIGRYDEVTLTERHAEAQLPDLAAIDLTQDPPLPGKWLAPKLVRELEANLEAGEQSLLFLNRRGFAPLTLCRNCGHRFQCPNCTAWMVEHRLLARLACHHCGHVMPPPAACPECGEEDSLVACGPGVERIADEVALLLPDARTAIVTSDTIWSPKKAAEFVRAMEGGEIDIVIGTQLVTKGYHFPNLTLVGVVDADLGLQGGDLRAAERTFQQVSQVAGRAGRGEKPGRVFIQTHEPDHPVMEALVSGDGPGFIAAETEARRAAAMPPFGRLAAIIVSSEDEGAAKQIAANLGRARPQIDGIAIYGPAPAPLAMLRGRHRQRLLVHAERRVDVQAAIRDWLDGVEWPAKVRVAVDVDPYSFV, encoded by the coding sequence TTGACCGTCCGCCGCGTCCGGGTCGTCACGCTGAATGCCGCGTTGGGGCCACTCGATTATCGACTGCCCGATGGACTGGAGGCGCCGCCCGGTACTCTCGTGACCGTCCCGCTCGGCCCTCGACAACTGGTAGCGGTGGTCTGGGAAGCGGATCGGCTACCGACCGAAGAGGTCGGCGACAATCGTCTCCGCTATCTGATCGGCGCGGTCGACGTTCCACCGCTGTCCGAACCGCTGCGCCGCCTCGCCGAATGGGCCGCAACCTATTATTGCTCGCCGCTGGCCGCCGTACTTCGAATGATGCTGCCGAGCGCGGCGTTCGCAAATCCGCGCAGCCTCGTCGAATATCGGCTGACCGGCGCCACACCGGAGCGCATGACGCCGACCCGAGAGAAAGCCATACGGGCGCTGGATGATCGCCAGGGCAGCGTTCGCGAACTGGCGAGCGCGGCGGATGTCTCGGATGGCGTGATCCGAGGCCTGGTGAAGGCGGGCGCACTGGAGCCTGTCGAGGTCGACGCCGATGCGCCGTTCCCGAAGCCCGATCCGGATTTCGCGCCCGTGAAGCTTCGCCCCGAGCAGCGCAGCGCCGCCGAGCGATTGACGGCGGCGATCGGCGGCGGCTTTGCGCCGATCCTGCTCGACGGGGTGACGGGATCGGGAAAGACCGAGGTCTATTTCGAGGCCGTCGCCGAGGCCTTGCGACAGGACCGACAAATTCTCGTCCTCCTTCCCGAAATCGCGCTGACCGAGCCGTTCCTTGCGCGTTTCGAGAAACGGTTCGGCACCGCCCCGGTGGCCTGGCATTCGGGACAGCGATCCTCGCAGCGCCGGCGGGCCTGGCGTGCGATCGCCGACGGCAGCGCGAAGGTCGTGGTGGGCGCGCGGTCCAGCCTGTTCCTGCCCTATGCGAACCTCGGCCTCATCATCATCGACGAGGCCCATGAAACCAGTTTCAAGCAGGAGGACGGGGTCCAGTATCATGCTCGCGACGTCGCCGTCATGCGCGGAAATTTCGAAGGCCTGCCGGTCGTCATGGCGAGCGCGACGCCCGCGATCGAAACGCGCCACATGGTCGAGATCGGGCGATACGACGAGGTGACGTTGACCGAACGGCATGCCGAGGCGCAGCTCCCCGACCTCGCGGCGATCGACCTGACGCAGGATCCGCCGCTCCCGGGCAAGTGGCTCGCGCCCAAACTGGTGCGCGAGCTGGAAGCGAATCTCGAGGCGGGCGAGCAATCCCTGCTGTTCCTCAATAGACGTGGCTTTGCGCCGCTGACGCTGTGCCGCAATTGCGGGCACCGCTTTCAGTGCCCCAACTGTACGGCGTGGATGGTCGAGCACCGGTTGCTTGCCCGCCTCGCTTGTCATCATTGCGGCCACGTCATGCCGCCGCCAGCCGCTTGTCCCGAATGCGGAGAGGAGGACAGCCTCGTCGCCTGCGGCCCCGGTGTCGAGCGGATCGCGGACGAAGTCGCGCTGCTGCTCCCCGACGCGCGCACCGCCATCGTCACTTCCGATACGATCTGGAGCCCCAAGAAGGCCGCCGAATTCGTCCGCGCGATGGAGGGTGGCGAAATCGACATCGTGATCGGCACCCAGCTTGTCACCAAAGGCTACCACTTTCCCAACCTGACGCTGGTCGGTGTGGTCGATGCGGATCTGGGACTGCAGGGTGGCGATCTTCGCGCGGCCGAACGCACCTTCCAGCAAGTGAGCCAGGTCGCGGGGCGCGCAGGGCGAGGCGAAAAGCCCGGCCGCGTCTTCATCCAGACGCACGAACCCGATCACCCGGTCATGGAAGCGCTGGTCTCGGGCGACGGGCCCGGCTTCATCGCCGCCGAGACCGAGGCGCGCCGCGCTGCCGCCATGCCCCCTTTCGGTCGCCTCGCCGCGATCATCGTGTCGAGCGAGGACGAGGGTGCCGCCAAGCAGATCGCCGCCAATCTCGGCCGTGCGCGCCCGCAGATCGACGGCATCGCCATCTATGGCCCGGCCCCGGCTCCGCTCGCCATGCTGCGCGGACGTCATCGACAACGACTTCTGGTCCACGCCGAACGCCGCGTCGACGTGCAGGCGGCGATTCGCGACTGGCTCGACGGTGTCGAATGGCCCGCCAAAGTCCGCGTTGCGGTCGATGTGGACCCCTATTCCTTCGTCTGA